The proteins below are encoded in one region of Brachionichthys hirsutus isolate HB-005 chromosome 12, CSIRO-AGI_Bhir_v1, whole genome shotgun sequence:
- the cxcr2 gene encoding LOW QUALITY PROTEIN: C-X-C chemokine receptor type 1 (The sequence of the model RefSeq protein was modified relative to this genomic sequence to represent the inferred CDS: substituted 1 base at 1 genomic stop codon) — protein sequence MGLNLSDADFSAFYNSTLLAYDDESSAPCSVTVPGFSSLGLMLAYVVVFVFSVAGNGVVVWVICSIKNGRSSADVYLMHLALADLLFSVTLPFWAVGAHAGWIFGNVLCKVLSGFLESSMYGGVFLLACISVDRHFAIVRATRALPSRRLSVGAMCGVVWALALLLALPVAIQKEAMPAKDLGQTICHENLSGESSDRWRVGMHLLHHTLAFFLPLAVMSVCYGRTLATLLHTRNQKKHRAMCVILAVVLAFILCWLPYNVAVLIDTLIRGGVLAVETCGALYAAEVMLNVTQALAFMHCAVNPVLYAFIGQKFRNHFLSVLHKQGFISSRVRAAFRAGSGSSAGSSRSFRHNSATXYAMPDSQIFLPCQQE from the coding sequence ATGGGACTGAACCTCAGCGACGCCGACTTCAGTGCATTTTACAACTCTACCCTCCTTGCGTACGACGACGAATCCTCGGCTCCATGCAGCGTAACGGTGCCCGGCTTCAGCAGCCTCGGCCTGATGCTGGCCTACGTGGTCGTGTTTGTCTTCAGTGTGGCCGGCAACGGCGTCGTTGTCTGGGTGATTTGCTCCATCAAGAACGGAAGGAGCAGCGCGGACGTCTACCTGATGCACCTGGCCTTGGCCGACCTCCTGTTCAGCGTCACGCTCCCGTTCTGGGCCGTCGGCGCCCACGCCGGTTGGATCTTCGGCAACGTCCTCTGCAAAGTCCTGTCGGGCTTCCTGGAGTCGTCGATGTACGGCGGCGTCTTCCTGCTGGCGTGCATCAGCGTCGACCGCCATTTCGCCATCGTGAGAGCCACGCGGGCCCTGCCCTCCCGCCGCCTGTCGGTGGGGGCGATGTGCGGGGTGGTGTGGGCGCTAGCCCTGCTGCTGGCCTTACCTGTGGCGATTCAGAAGGAGGCCATGCCCGCCAAAGACCTGGGTCAGACCATTTGCCACGAAAACCTAAGTGGTGAGAGCAGCGACCGCTGGCGTGTCGGCATGCACctcctgcatcacacgctggCCTTCTTCCTGCCGCTGGCGGTGATGTCTGTCTGCTACGGACGGACGCTGGCGACGCTGCTTCACACGCGCAATCAGAAGAAACACCGGGCCATGTGCGTCATCCTGGCGGTGGTGCTGGCGTTTATTCTCTGCTGGCTGCCTTATAACGTAGCTGTGCTGATTGACACCTTAATACGAGGAGGCGTACTGGCAGTGGAGACGTGCGGCGCCCTCTACGCAGCGGAGGTCATGCTCAACGTGACCCAGGCGCTGGCCTTCATGCACTGCGCCGTGAATCCGGTGCTGTACGCCTTCATCGGGCAGAAGTTTCGTAACCACTTCCTCTCAGTTCTTCACAAGCAAggcttcatcagcagcagagtCCGGGCGGCGTTCCGGGCAGGCTCCGGTAGCAGTGCGGGGAGCAGCAGATCGTTCAGACACAACTCTGCCACTTAATATGCGATGCCTGACTCACAAATATTTTTACCA
- the gjc4b gene encoding gap junction gamma-1 protein, with product MSWSFLTRLLDEISNHSTFVGKIWLTLLIVFRIVLTAVGGESIYYDEQSKFVCNTQQPGCENVCYDRFAPLSHIRFWVFQVIMITTPTIMYLGFAMHKIARMEDDDYRPRGRKKMPIVSRGANRDYEEAEDNGEEDPMILEEIEPEKEKETVEKPSNKHDGRRRIKRDGLMKVYVFQLLSRAVFEVGFLFGQYILYGLEVKPRYVCGQNPCPHTVDCFVSRPTEKTIFLLIMYGVSALCLLFTMLEILHLGISGVRDCFCRPRPRPPTPRHSAMASQRSSICRQPSAPPGYHTALKKDPSGKMAFRDNLGDSGRESFGDEASSRELERLRRHLKLAQQHLDLAYQNGESSPSRSSSPESNGTAVEQNRLNFAQEKKSSTCDKGLRA from the exons ATGAGTTGGAGCTTCCTCACGCGTCTTTTGGACGAGATTTCCAATCACTCCACGTTTGTCGGCAAGATCTGGCTGACCCTCCTCATCGTCTTTCGCATCGTGCTGACGGCGGTCGGGGGCGAGTCGATATACTACGACGAACAGAGTAAATTCGTGTGCAACACGCAGCAGCCCGGCTGTGAAAACGTGTGCTACGACCGGTTCGCGCCGCTATCGCACATCCGCTTTTGGGTTTTCCAGGTGATTATGATCACCACCCCGACCATCATGTACCTCGGCTTCGCCATGCATAAGATAGCCCGCATGGAGGATGACGACTACCGGCCGCGGGGAAGAAAGAAGATGCCCATCGTGAGCCGCGGTGCCAACCGGGACTATGAGGAAGCGGAGGATAACGGGGAGGAAGACCCCATGATCCTGGAAGAGATAGAACccgagaaggaaaaggagaccGTGGAGAAGCCGAGCAACAAGCACGATGGTCGCCGCCGCATCAAGCGCGACGGCTTGATGAAGGTCTACGTGTTTCAGCTGCTGTCTCGTGCCGTCTTCGAGGTCGGCTTCCTGTTTGGGCAGTACATTCTGTACGGGCTGGAAGTGAAACCGAGGTACGTGTGCGGACAGAATCCTTGCCCCCACACTGTGGACTGTTTTGTCTCGCGTCCCACGGAGAAGACCATCTTCCTGCTGATTATGTATGGAGTCAGCGCCCTGTGTCTGCTCTTCACCATGCTGGAAATCCTCCACCTCGGCATCAGTGGCGTCCGGGACTGTTTTTGCAGGCCGAGGCCTCGTCCTCCCACCCCCCGCCACTCGGCCATGGCCAGCCAGAGGTCTTCGATTTGCCGCCAGCCCTCTGCGCCGCCCGGGTACCACACGGCGCTGAAGAAAGACCCGTCGGGGAAAATGGCTTTCAGAGACAACCTGGGGGACTCTGGTCGCGAGTCGTTTGGGGACGAGGCGTCGTCCCGGGAGCTGGAGAGGCTCCGCCGCCACCTGAAACTGGCCCAGCAGCATCTGGATTTGGCTTATCAGAATGGGGAGAGCAgcccgtcacgcagcagcagccCAGAGTCCAACGGAACCGCAGTCGAGCAGAACAGGCTGAACTTTGCccaagagaagaagagcagcacaTGCGATAAGG GTCTGCGTGCATGA